One genomic window of Halobacterium noricense includes the following:
- a CDS encoding class I SAM-dependent methyltransferase — protein MGHHTFDAAKATKLEDAATRYRYLSREELLWALDPNGSETVADLGSGTGFYTDTIAPHVGQVYAIDIQEAMHEYYRDKGVPENTELVTSGVDSLPFESDELDTAVSTMTYHEFASAQARSELARVLAPGGRLVIGDWSADGAGEDGPPLEERFAAGEVTSALRDAGFEIDFQATRPETFLVVGITDE, from the coding sequence GACGAAACTCGAGGACGCGGCGACACGGTATCGGTATCTCTCTCGAGAGGAGCTTCTCTGGGCCCTTGATCCGAATGGATCCGAGACAGTCGCTGATCTGGGTAGCGGAACCGGCTTCTACACAGATACAATCGCGCCGCACGTTGGTCAGGTCTATGCAATTGATATCCAAGAGGCGATGCACGAGTACTACCGCGACAAGGGTGTTCCGGAGAACACCGAGCTCGTGACGTCTGGTGTAGATAGTCTCCCGTTCGAATCCGACGAACTAGATACCGCAGTCTCGACGATGACGTATCACGAGTTTGCAAGTGCACAGGCACGTTCCGAACTCGCACGCGTTCTCGCTCCTGGCGGTCGCCTCGTTATCGGCGATTGGTCAGCGGACGGCGCCGGCGAAGATGGCCCGCCGTTGGAAGAACGCTTTGCTGCCGGTGAAGTGACGTCAGCACTTCGCGATGCCGGCTTCGAAATCGACTTCCAGGCGACCCGACCGGAGACGTTCCTCGTCGTGGGTATCACCGATGAGTAG
- a CDS encoding helix-turn-helix domain-containing protein yields MAESMSEMLRRDMQCEGLLECFHDLKTIDKDIFQLLQDRQEPLTVDEIAEQVDRERSTAYRSVQRLLQAGFIQKEQVNYEQGGYYHVYHPRDADEITNEMQRTLNDWYAKMGQLISEFEEKYENESQPAAPAES; encoded by the coding sequence ATGGCTGAATCAATGAGTGAGATGCTCCGGCGGGACATGCAGTGTGAGGGACTGCTGGAGTGTTTCCACGACCTCAAGACGATCGACAAGGACATCTTCCAGCTGCTTCAGGACCGCCAGGAACCACTCACCGTCGACGAAATCGCAGAACAGGTCGACCGTGAACGGTCGACTGCGTACCGCAGCGTCCAGCGGCTGCTCCAGGCGGGCTTCATCCAGAAGGAACAGGTGAACTACGAGCAGGGTGGCTACTACCACGTCTACCATCCGCGTGACGCCGACGAGATCACCAACGAGATGCAGCGGACGCTCAACGACTGGTACGCGAAAATGGGCCAGCTCATCAGCGAGTTCGAAGAGAAGTACGAAAACGAATCGCAACCCGCAGCACCCGCTGAGAGTTAA
- a CDS encoding rhodanese-like domain-containing protein encodes MSSIGPSQLDDRRSDDDVFVLDIRPEQEYRENHISGSTNAPVYRDLQQGRLEALDSHLDRIPDDTEVVTVCKAGIVARKATEYLEDAGYTATTLTGGFTGWRQYERNTVLYRIAPFSEKLSGSRESETLQ; translated from the coding sequence ATGAGTAGTATTGGGCCCTCGCAGCTGGACGACCGTCGATCCGACGACGACGTTTTCGTTCTCGATATTCGCCCAGAACAGGAGTACCGGGAGAACCACATTTCGGGAAGCACCAACGCACCGGTCTACCGAGACCTGCAACAAGGCCGTCTCGAAGCGCTCGACTCGCATCTGGACAGGATTCCAGACGACACGGAAGTCGTCACAGTATGTAAGGCGGGTATCGTCGCTCGGAAAGCGACCGAGTACCTCGAAGACGCGGGCTACACAGCCACGACGCTTACCGGCGGATTTACTGGATGGCGACAGTACGAGCGAAATACAGTGCTGTATCGGATTGCCCCTTTCTCCGAAAAATTGTCCGGTAGCCGGGAGAGTGAGACGCTCCAATGA